One Rosa chinensis cultivar Old Blush chromosome 5, RchiOBHm-V2, whole genome shotgun sequence genomic region harbors:
- the LOC112164364 gene encoding uncharacterized protein LOC112164364, which translates to MAPPQRKRNNSSMPSQEGEEHIDSISRHEEQQDQEERQEEEEITPADLAHILSAFGRTQKEMVDTMKQLVNSISATKQLEQPNDAERPQKVSHEDSAAKASDNQKAPSFVTQDDVVAMLEKELRRGSEDWKYAPQPPYPSSIMHLSYPKNYETPTFTLFDGRKGSPKEHISQFINALGPHASNHNLRLREFSKTLTDRAYTWYTTLAPGSIRNWDEIAGKFCRKYFQYEERVTIAQLNNTRQRTGENLVDFVCHFHDLALDCYDEKDEESLVEISK; encoded by the coding sequence ATGGCTCCACCGCAAAGAAAGAGGAATAACAGCAGTATGCCTTCCCAAGAGGGAGAAGAGCACATTGATTCTATTTCCAGGCATGAAGAGCAACAAGATCAGGAAGAAAGgcaagaggaggaggaaatcACTCCTGCAGACTTGGCACACATTCTCAGTGCTTTCGGTAGGACTCAAAAGGAAATGGTTGATACCATGAAACAATTGGTCAACTCAATCTCAGCAACAAAACAGCTTGAGCAACCAAATGATGCAGAGCGACCACAGAAGGTGTCCCATGAGGACTCTGCTGCAAAAGCATCAGACAATCAGAAGGCACCTTCTTTTGTTACCCAAGACGATGTTGTTGCCATGCTGGAAAAAGAATTGCGTCGTGGCTCTGAAGACTGGAAGTATGCTCCTCAACCCCCTTATCCTTCAAGCATAATGCATTTGTCTTATCCCAAAAATTATGAAACACCCACCTTTACTCTTTTCGATGGGAGAAAAGGCAGCCCAAAAGAGCATATTAGTCAATTTATCAATGCTCTCGGCCCTCATGCTAGCAATCATAATCTCAGGCTGAGGGAATTTTCCAAAACCCTCACTGATCGTGCATATACTTGGTACACCACCCTAGCTCCTGGTTCCATTAGAAATTGGGACGAAATTGCAGGCAAGTTCTGTAGAAAATATTTCCAATATGAGGAAAGGGTGACCATTGCACAACTGAACAACACTCGTCAAAGGACGGGAGAAAACCTGGTGGATTTTGTTTGTCACTTTCATGATTTAGCTTTGGATTGCTATGATGAAAAGGATGAAGAGTCATTGGTGGAAATCTCCAAATAG
- the LOC112164363 gene encoding uncharacterized protein LOC112164363: MECDQVQEAVGAFVVPERFPLQKAMPAPKCMQDGSAAVAEEMEEVNLSDYPALGAKPVVQPRRNYHPNDEQQIKQEVEKLLASGFIKPIKHPTWLENIVPVKKKNGQIRVCVDFRDLNKQDPAIASHPPPSSQKELKSFLGRLSYIRRFIPGLAAVTQAFTPLLKKANKFTWNAECKEAYLKVQQLITKLPTMKAPTPGVPLKVYLASTNAVVGALLAQDGEAGEEFPIYNVSKLLRGAETRYPKAERLCLALVYVAQRLRHYFLAHKLQLMVKTDLVRYLLTKPVLSGRLARGLLQLSEFDIVCTTPRAIMGQAVIDMITLFPEEEGFDVSHDILRELLGMTAVVEEEEPWTLHFDESAMANGGGARVVLVDPKGHAKPLSFKLNFSCTNNVAEYEAFIAGLATAHELRVKKIRVIEDSNLVISQLKGDFAVKEVTLAPYRTLAEKLIKKFEQITLEHIPGSTNRYADTLATLGSKLSFTREQPNITVIQNNKPCVEAMIFSNPSSEKDWREFVKDEMAQLDKEDRLRTLGDYSLIFGELYKRLPGGVLARCVDEKEAQRRLQEVHEATCGVEQVVSLYRRLQRRGYYWPDMKKQAAETQLSCSKCSSTLSEQEGFTAAITEDWRSPYLEYLISKTLPENRKHAYKVKKMVKRYFVDGSTLYRK; encoded by the exons ATGGAGTGTGATCAAGTTCAAGAGGCAGTAGGGGCTTTCGTGGTACCTGAGAGATTTCCCCTTCAAAAAGCAATGCCAGCGCCAAAGTGTATGCAGGACGGAAGTGCTGCTGTGGCAGAAGAAATGGAAGAAGTCAACTTGAGTGATTATCCCGCT TTAGGAGCGAAACCAGTGGTGCAGCCAAGAAGAAATTACCATCCCAATGATGAGCAGCAAATCAAGCAAGAGGTTGAAAAACTCTTAGCCTCTGGTTTCATCAAGCCAATCAAGCACCCTACTTGGCTGGAAAATATTGTTCCTGTAAAGAAAAAGAACGGTCAGATACGAGTTTGTGTTGACTTTAGGGATTTGAATAAG CAAGATCCGGCCATTGCATCTCATCCACCACCCTCAAGTCAGAAAGAATTGAAGAGTTTCTTAGGAAGATTGTCTTACATAAGACGCTTCATACCTGGTTTAGCTGCTGTAACCCAAGCGTTCACACCTCTGTTGAAAAAAGCGAACAAATTTACGTGGAACGCTGAATGCAAGGAGGCTTACTTGAAGGTTCAGCAGCTCATCACCAAGCTCCCAACCATGAAAGCACCAACTCCAGGCGTCCCCTTAAAAGTGTATTTGGCCTCCACCAATGCAGTAGTGGGAGCATTATTAGCACAGGATGGTGAAGCTGGAGAAGAATTTCCTATTTACAATGTGAGCAAGCTTTTGAGAGGGGCTGAAACACGCTACCCTAAGGCAGAAAGGCTTTGTTTAGCACTTGTCTATGTAGCACAAAGATTACGTCACTATTTTTTGGCCCACAAGCTTCAACTTATGGTAAAGACTGATTTGGTCAGATATTTGCTGACGAAACCAGTGCTATCAGGGCGGTTAGCAAGAGGGCTGCTCCAGTTGTCTGAGTTCGACATTGTATGTACGACACCAAGGGCTATTATGGGACAAGCCGTGATCGACATGATCACCCTCttcccagaagaagaaggatttgATGTTTCTCATGACATACTCAGAGAGTTACTTGGAATGACAGCAGTGGTTGAAGAAGAGGAGCCTTGGACTCTTCACTTCGACGAGTCAGCCATGGCTAATGGAGGAGGAGCTAGAGTTGTACTCGTGGACCCTAAGGGACATGCCAAACCCCTTTCGTTCAAACTAAACTTCTCATGCACTAATAATGTGGCAGAATATGAAGCTTTTATTGCTGGACTTGCAACTGCACATGAATTGAGAGTCAAGAAAATCAGAGTGATCGAGGATTCAAACCTAGTCATTAGCCAATTGAAGGGAGATTTTGCAGTGAAAGAAGTAACCTTGGCACCCTATAGGACTTTGGCAGAAAAGTTAATCAAGAAGTTTGAGCAGATAACTCTTGAGCACATTCCTGGCAGCACTAACAGATATGCAGACACTTTAGCTACCCTTGGTTCCAAGCTTTCATTCACAAGGGAGCAACCCAACATCACTGTAATCCAAAACAACAAGCCATGTGTAGAAGCTATGATTTTCTCAAACCCATCAAGTGAGAAAGATTGGCGGGAATTTGTCAAGGACGAGATGGCTCAGTTGGACAAGGAAGATAGACTCAGAACACTGGGAGACTATAGTTTGATATTTGGAGAGTTGTACAAGCGTCTTCCAGGAGGAGTATTAGCCCGCTGTGTAGATGAAAAAGAAGCTCAGAGGAGATTGCAAGAAGTACATGAGGCCACTTGTGGGGTTGAGCAGGTGGTCAGCTTATACCGGAGGTTGCAACGTAGAGGTTATTACTGGCCAGACATGAAGAAACAAGCAGCGGAGACGCAACTCTCATGTTCTAAGTGCTCCTCAACTTTGTCAGAGCAGGAAGGATTTACAGCAGCAATTACTGAAGATTGGAGGTCACCATACTTGGAATACCTCATAAGTAAAACACTACCGGAAAATCGTAAGCATGCATACAAGGTCAAGAAGATGGTGAAAAGGTATTTTGTGGATGGGAGCACGCTGTATAGAAAATGA
- the LOC112168393 gene encoding uncharacterized protein LOC112168393, with the protein MNTHKVLKRRAHHMSCSSSHRNRQWWRSQSHQDAEQGPEAKSEAAQFQTGPIPVELLPDHQTAALSLRLKQSCISVISMMLNLALYDRSLLPSKASDMHICLLHCHLPQRIHKHVDCASNFEFLNQYKF; encoded by the exons ATGAACACGCACAAAGTGTTAAAGAGACGAGCCCATCACATGAGTTGTAGTAGTAGTCATCGTAATCGACAGTGGTGGAGGAGTCAGAGTCATCAGGACGCAGAGCAAGGTCCAGAGGCAAAAAGCGAGGCGGCCCAATTCCAG ACCGGTCCTATTCCGGTCGAACTCCTCCCAGATCATCAAACCGCTGCTTTAAGTTTGCGTCTGAAGCAGTCCTGCATCTCCGTTATTTCCATGATGCTGAATTTG GCATTGTATGACAGGTCACTACTGCCATCAAAAGCTTCAGATATGCATATATGTCTATTACATTGCCATCTGCCTCaaagaattcacaagcatgttGATTGTGCTAGTAATTTTGAGTTCTTGAATCAATACAAGTTTTGA
- the LOC121049301 gene encoding uncharacterized protein LOC121049301: MIGAVLCRRLGLGRDGGWISDREDRSVFFLLGSGVKVARRGAIYRLSLVSRQRMVACRCLAMAGLRLEAWRRLRSQSHGRGGPGGDLISLGLLLLLASRYWGGPLCGATTLWWWDSLRRWGSAEGLDGGARGHWTRSWWIAASDPCGEWLVGRVFRLGFLFSLFSLLVLLLVFSLLVVGSVRQISNKSMLFRVMVVVVVSGNRIDLGCWLVVRIQSYLVFVLGFQYQPVLRRKGDSGIARPIGFYWLVPILVSATYFGPIGSSSGSIRLWLLVPLTRPFLFVGVRICDVSLSVSVMYTLMGVVI; this comes from the coding sequence ATGATCGGTGCAGTTTTATGCCGGAGGCTTGGCCTAGGGAGGGATGGCGGCTGGATCTCGGACAGAGAAGACCGATcggttttctttcttcttggaTCGGGGGTCAAGGTGGCTCGGCGTGGTGCGATCTACCGGCTGAGTCTGGTGTCACGGCAAAGGATGGTGGCTTGCCGTTGCTTGGCGATGGCGGGGCTGAGGTTGGAGGCTTGGCGAAGGCTGCGGTCTCAATCTCATGGCAGAGGCGGGCCTGGAGGGGATCTGATCTCTCTGGGGCTTCTGCTTCTGTTGGCGTCCAGGTACTGGGGTGGCCCGCTTTGTGGTGCGACGACGTTGTGGTGGTGGGATTCGCTGCGGCGGTGGGGCAGTGCAGAGGGGCTGGACGGCGGAGCGCGCGGGCATTGGACTCGATCTTGGTGGATTGCGGCGTCGGATCCTTGTGGGGAGTGGCTTGTGGGCCGAGTCTttaggctagggtttttgtttAGTCTGTTTAGTTTACTGGTTTTGCTGTTAGTCTTTAGTTTGTTAGTTGTTGGATCTGTTCGTCAGATCTCAAATAAGTCCATGCTTTTTAGAGTTATGGTAGTCGTCGTGGTTTCCGGCAATCGGATTGATTTGGGTTGCTGGCTCGTTGTCAGGATCCAGTCCTACCTGGTCTTTGTGCTAGGTTTTCAATATCAGCCTGTGTTGAGGAGAAAGGGTGATTCTGGGATAGCCCGCCCAATAGGGTTCTATTGGTTAGTACCTATCCTAGTTAGTGCTACTTATTTTGGTCCGATTGGCTCGAGCAGCGGCTCAATTCGATTGTGGTTGTTGGTTCCATTGACGCGTCCTTTTCTCTTTGTCGGAGTAAGGATATGTGATGTTAGTCTGAGTGTTAGTGTGATGTATACCCTGATGGGTGTTGTAATTTGA
- the LOC112164361 gene encoding probable disease resistance protein At4g27220: protein MLRKMLQSILAAGGPDTGWGITTDIYNQLQERRITTVTVDPDPDPEKNHKWDDISRALRRAIEESRCAIVVLSENYAHSTWCLEELTKICECMEENNRIFPLFYNVEPSDVRSQRGSFAEALAKQEYELEKVRQWRAALTKVGSLSGWHTLDYKSERDLVEAIMKSMWSKVKQRVVEINTGGFEVFEATRQAMDEVMNALNDDKVTAVGVYGMGGVGKTIMVEHVSQQAQNTGLFDHVIMVVVTQSPDLRKIQGMLADQLGVGLQETTVRKIQGTLANQFGTFADQFGIKLEESTQSSRAARLSKEIMRRNKILIILDDIWERIDLSRIGIPSYKELQNCNSKVLLTTRIRNVCHVMGCQENITLSTLSEEDSWTLFVRNAGRFSESTKFEDVARKVARECAGLPIAVIKVARALGNKFLAEWKEAAQRLEKSQTANPDHGEDAFRCIKLSYDYLKEEDSKSCFLLCCLFPEDYDIPIEDLFKYAIGKGFFRRAKTIEEARGTADSVVRYLKDSSLLLDSEKKGCVRMHDVIRDTALNIAKSEDGHGFLVKAGCGLQDWPRQLHEGYSAVSLMENDISKLPEEELVCPKLKILLLQGNNHLEEIPEAFFQSSNALMVLDLSHTSITSLPQSFSLLTNLQALYFESCPMIDFSNLRTLKKLEILSMRGNVIRELSREIGNLTNLRMLDITGGLIGKIPPKVISELHRLEELYMDCGFWEWGSKVEEEGEETIGFHEVTGLLYLNILKICMSDAKCIPKKVEFNPNWVYFDICISGDKSTKNIVRDLSNQIPEYGCNSRSLILDTTISNLPDWFVNVVTKNTEKLYYIKNQDLNNILVEYHHGRLHSLKHLSVIGPNDGLKELMNGITWVPSTPVFENLEELHIERVDCLEELCVGELPAGSLVNLKLLKVHYCPNLGNVLLPTTLLKSLPNLENLICKDIPRMKYVFGSEGSEQQSRLREMIFFNLSAVRSICNGPARQAMFQNLKSLFIYRCNFLGGLFSFDAAQFLFQLEDLFVDNCPLLERLIEVSKETVSDKKTVLPKLKNLGLEKLPRLYGGSGTIDIDCPSLKHLSVKDCPQFSAFASDFQSWNQVQLNDKLYYFFFFF, encoded by the exons ATGCTCAGAAAAATGCTGCAGTCAATTCTTGCTGCTGG GGGTCCTGACACTGGATGGGGTATTACAACCGATATATACAATCAGCTGCAAGAGAGAAGAATCACAACAGTCACGGTTGACCCAGATCCTGACCCAGAGAAGAATCACAAGTGGGATGATATTTCTCGCGCTCTGCGGAGGGCAATTGAAGAATCAAGGTGTGCAATTGTTGTTCTGTCGGAAAACTATGCTCATTCTACTTGGTGTTTGGAGGAACTTACAAAGATCTGTGAGTGCATGGAAGAAAACAACAGAATATTTCCACTTTTCTATAATGTGGAACCCTCTGATGTAAGATCTCAAAGGGGGAGTTTTGCAGAAGCTTTAGCCAAGCAAGAGTATGAATTAGAGAAGGTGAGGCAGTGGAGAGCTGCTTTAACAAAAGTGGGCAGTTTGTCCGGGTGGCATACACTGGATTACAA GTCTGAGAGAGATCTTGTCGAAGCCATTATGAAATCTATGTGGAGTAAAGTAAAACAACGGGTTGTGGAAATCAACACGGGTGGTTTTGAAGTATTTGAAGCAACAAGACAAGCCATGGACGAGGTTATGAATGCGCTAAATGATGACAAGGTCACTGCTGTTGGGGTCTACGGCATGGGAGGCGTTGGAAAGACAATCATGGTGGAACATGTCAGTCAACAAGCTCAGAATACTGGCCTTTTTGATCATGTGATTATGGTTGTTGTTACCCAAAGCCCTGACTTGAGAAAAATTCAAGGCATGTTGGCAGATCAGTTGGGCGTCGGATTGCAGGAAACTACAGTGAGAAAAATTCAAGGCACATTGGCAAATCAGTTTGGCACATTTGCAGATCAGTTCGGCATCAAATTGGAGGAAAGTACACAAAGTTCAAGGGCAGCAAGACTGAGTAAGGAGATAATGAGGAGAAATAAGATCCTTATAATCTTAGACGACATTTGGGAGAGAATCGATTTGTCAAGAATAGGAATACCAAGCTACAAGGAACTTCAAAATTGTAATTCCAAAGTCCTACTCACCACAAGGATAAGGAATGTGTGTCATGTCATGGGGTGCCAAGAAAATATCACCCTCAGCACCCTATCAGAAGAAGATTCTTGGACCTTATTTGTGAGAAATGCAGGAAGGTTTTCTGAATCTACTAAATTCGAGGATGTAGCGAGGAAGGTGGCTAGAGAATGTGCTGGTCTCCCAATTGCGGTGATAAAAGTTGCAAGGGCACTTGGAAATAAATTCCTGGCGGAATGGAAAGAAGCAGCTCAACGACTAGAGAAGTCACAAACTGCCAACCCTGATCATGGAGAAGATGCATTCAGATGTATAAAGTTGAGCTATGATTACCTGAAAGAAGAAGATTCCAAGTCATGCTTCTTGCTTTGTTGCCTATTTCCAGAAGACTATGACATCCCAATAGAAGACTTGTTCAAGTATGCAATCGGGAAAGGATTCTTTCGACGTGCCAAAACAATTGAAGAAGCCAGAGGAACAGCAGATTCAGTGGTCAGGTACCTGAAAGATTCTAGCTTGCTTTTGGATAGTGAAAAAAAGGGATGTGTAAGGATGCATGATGTCATCCGGGATACGGCCCTGAATATTGCAAAATCTGAAGATGGGCATGGGTTTTTGGTAAAAGCTGGCTGTGGTTTACAGGATTGGCCACGTCAATTACATGAAGGTTACTCTGCAGTCTCACTAATGGAGAATGATATTAGCAAGCTACCCGAAGAAGAGTTGGTATGTCCAAAACTCAAGATTTTATTACTACAGGGGAATAATCATCTAGAAGAGATTCCAGAAGCTTTTTTCCAAAGTAGTAATGCACTGATGGTCTTAGACCTTAGCCACACTAGTATTACATCACTTCCCCAATCATTCAGTCTCCTAACAAACCTTCAAGCTTTGTATTTTGAATCTTGCCCCATGATTGACTTTTCTAACCTGAGGACACTGAAGAAGCTTGAGATTCTGAGTATGAGAGGAAATGTGATCAGAGAATTGTCGAGAGAAATTGGGAATTTGACCAATCTAAGGATGTTGGACATTACCGGTGGACTTATTGGCAAAATTCCACCTAAAGTAATCTCAGAGTTGCATAGATTAGAAGAACTGTACATGGATTGTGGATTTTGGGAGTGGGGCAGTAAAgttgaggaagaaggagaagaaactaTTGGCTTTCATGAGGTAACTGGCTTATTATATTTAAACATTTTGAAGATTTGCATGTCTGATGCAAAATGCATCCCTAAAAAAGTTGAGTTCAATCCCAATTGGGTTTACTTTGATATTTGCATCAGTGGAGACAAAAGCACCAAAAACATAGTTAGAGACCTAAGCAATCAAATCCCTGAGTATGGTTGTAATTCAAGATCCTTGATTCTTGACACAACTATCAGTAACCTACCAGATTGGTTTGTCAATGTGGTGACAAAGAACACAGAGAAGCTATACTACATAAAGAATCAGGATCTAAATAACATTCTTGTGGAATATCACCATGGAAGGTTACATAGTCTGAAGCATCTCTCTGTTATTGGTCCCAATGATGGCTTGAAAGAGTTGATGAACGGAATAACATGGGTTCCAAGTACACCTGTGTTTGAGAACTTGGAAGAGTTGCATATAGAGAGAGTGGATTGCCTGGAAGAGTTATGCGTTGGTGAATTACCAGCTGGGTCTCTAGTCAATCTGAAGTTATTGAAGGTCCATTATTGTCCCAACTTGGGAAATGTACTTTTACCAACAACGTTGTTAAAGAGTTTGCCAAATTTGGAGAATCTAATCTGTAAGGATATACCTAGAATGAAATATGTGTTTGGATCTGAAGGGTCTGAGCAGCAATCAAGATTGAGAGAGATGATATTCTTCAATTTATCTGCCGTAAGAAGCATATGTAATGGTCCTGCTCGACAAGCAATGTTCCAGAATCTTAAAAGTTTGTTCATCTACCGTTGCAACTTTCTAGGAGGCCTCTTCTCGTTTGATGCTGCTCAATTTCTATTTCAATTGGAAGACCTTTTTGTAGACAATTGTCCTTTACTGGAAAGACTAATTGAAGTAAGCAAAGAAACAGTGAGTGACAAGAAGACTGTTCTtccaaaattgaagaacttAGGTCTGGAGAAACTTCCTAGGTTGTACGGTGGAAGTGGTACTATTGATATCGACTGTCCTTCATTGAAACACTTGAGTGTGAAGGACTGCCCCCAGTTTTCAGCCTTTGCTTCCGACTTCCAGAGCTGGAACCAAGTGCAACTCAATGATAagttatattacttttttttttttttttga
- the LOC112201556 gene encoding uncharacterized protein LOC112201556, translating into MVASVCSGHSWQFGSKKVNQWRDALRKVGTLSGWHTQDYKTGTELVEAIVASVCGQMKTIESEPTMTSESDENSIVISVCNQRNTTEIKHRMPKWTKDIEAVEATTQATNGNSDPAPQWKYDVFLSFRGVDTRVSFLSHLSHELENSGEIRTFKDDKQLEIGEDISQSLLTAIEESR; encoded by the exons ATGGTGGCATCTGTGTGCAGTGGGCACTCTTGGCAATTCGGATCAAAGAAGGTGAATCAGTGGAGAGATGCTTTAAGAAAAGTGGGCACTTTGTCTGGGTGGCATACACAGGATTACAA GACTGGGACAGAACTTGTCGAAGCCATTGTGGCATCTGTGTGCGGTCAAATGAAGACTATTGAAAGTGAGCCTACAATGACGTCGGAGTCAGATGAAAATTCCATTGTGATATCTGTGTGCAATCAAAGGAATACTACTGAAATTAAGCATAGAATGCCAAAGTGGACCAAAGATATTGAAGCAGTTGAAGCAACAACACAAGCCACCAATGGAAACT CTGACCCAGCTCCGCAGTGGAAGTATgatgtgtttttgagttttagggGAGTAGACACTCGCGTGAGTTTTCTATCCCATTTAAGCCATGAATTGGAAAACTCGGGAGAAATTAGAACATTCAAGGATGATAAACAACTTGAGATAGGGGAGGATATTTCTCAAAGTCTGCTGACGGCAATTGAAGAATCAAG ATGA